From a region of the Butyrivibrio sp. AE3004 genome:
- a CDS encoding GNAT family N-acetyltransferase gives MDEDDKQCAFDQSERVWKEIEENPNIQYFGAIDNGKVVSTCYAVYIPNLTRGNRGICFIENVVTDKEYRNRGLASKVIDMAIAFAKDQHCYKAILQSGIARTGAHQFYENKGFNGASKKAFDMRLE, from the coding sequence TTGGATGAAGACGATAAGCAGTGCGCTTTTGACCAAAGCGAAAGGGTCTGGAAGGAAATAGAAGAGAATCCCAATATTCAATATTTTGGTGCAATTGATAACGGTAAAGTTGTTTCTACCTGCTATGCCGTTTACATTCCGAATCTTACTCGTGGAAATAGAGGCATTTGCTTCATCGAAAATGTGGTCACAGATAAAGAGTATAGAAACCGTGGACTGGCTTCAAAAGTCATAGATATGGCGATTGCCTTTGCGAAGGATCAGCACTGCTATAAAGCTATACTTCAGAGCGGAATAGCCCGTACCGGAGCACATCAGTTTTACGAAAATAAAGGCTTTAACGGAGCATCAAAAAAGGCTTTTGATATGCGACTGGAATAG
- a CDS encoding AAC(3) family N-acetyltransferase, whose translation MMVTKKELKESLLALGVTKGMTLEVHSSLSSFGELEDGAETVIDTLKDIVTEEGSIFMPALRLSKELPLSDDDRKLGITVKIKVLPADADRTAMGIVADTFRKLPDTYTGQDTISTSGWGKHGKEAVTSGLDYPIHNGGKALLLGVDIYKLTAMHYVEGITPEDINKQFEPSEEINRKYPPEEWFMEAGHPPVKAWYKIQDMAYEKGLIKEMSIGKCKVMFFDIWSVVSLYENELKRDPYGLWGMRPGL comes from the coding sequence ATGATGGTTACAAAGAAGGAATTAAAAGAATCTCTTTTAGCTCTTGGAGTTACGAAGGGAATGACTTTGGAAGTGCATTCATCGCTCAGTAGTTTTGGTGAACTTGAGGACGGCGCAGAAACTGTGATAGACACATTAAAGGATATAGTTACAGAAGAGGGCAGTATTTTTATGCCTGCACTTCGTCTTAGCAAAGAGCTTCCTCTTTCAGATGATGACAGGAAGCTGGGAATTACTGTTAAGATAAAGGTGCTTCCGGCCGATGCAGACAGAACTGCAATGGGAATCGTAGCAGACACATTCAGAAAACTCCCTGATACCTACACAGGTCAAGATACCATAAGTACTTCAGGCTGGGGAAAGCATGGAAAAGAAGCGGTGACAAGCGGACTTGATTATCCGATCCACAATGGAGGTAAGGCTCTTTTACTTGGGGTCGATATTTATAAACTTACCGCAATGCATTATGTGGAAGGTATCACACCTGAGGATATAAACAAACAGTTTGAGCCAAGTGAAGAGATTAACCGAAAATACCCTCCGGAAGAGTGGTTTATGGAAGCCGGACATCCTCCTGTAAAGGCATGGTACAAGATTCAGGATATGGCCTATGAAAAAGGACTCATAAAAGAAATGTCAATAGGCAAGTGTAAGGTAATGTTTTTCGATATCTGGTCAGTAGTTTCTTTGTATGAAAATGAGTTAAAACGTGATCCCTATGGGCTATGGGGGATGAGACCTGGATTGTAA
- a CDS encoding NUDIX hydrolase, whose translation MSKDMTVQCDKGLINIRVGAIILKDGRFLMVGNHIRPEYLYSVGGRIKFGETAEEAVIREVYEETGKRMEVDRLGFVHENYFYGDAESNLGKLIYEISFFFYMKVPEDFEPECSSFTEDEHEEFLKWIAPDDPIKFYPEFFRTELLHPLNEVKHFVTDER comes from the coding sequence ATGAGTAAAGACATGACAGTGCAGTGTGACAAGGGACTTATTAACATCAGAGTAGGTGCAATTATTCTAAAGGATGGGAGGTTTCTTATGGTTGGGAACCATATCAGACCAGAGTATTTATACTCTGTAGGTGGCAGGATCAAGTTCGGAGAGACTGCCGAGGAAGCAGTAATACGTGAGGTGTATGAAGAGACTGGCAAAAGAATGGAAGTAGACAGGCTGGGATTCGTTCATGAGAATTATTTTTATGGGGATGCGGAGTCTAACCTTGGGAAGCTGATATATGAAATATCTTTTTTCTTTTACATGAAGGTCCCGGAGGACTTTGAACCTGAGTGCAGCAGCTTTACTGAGGATGAGCACGAGGAATTTCTCAAGTGGATTGCACCGGATGATCCGATAAAGTTTTACCCGGAGTTCTTCAGGACAGAATTATTACATCCGTTAAATGAGGTTAAGCATTTTGTGACGGATGAGAGATAA
- a CDS encoding DNA glycosylase AlkZ-like family protein has translation MTAEGKISPVIVEGFKPLFYYRSEDEELMQQVLQGNAGLKPRMSFMAPLDPLMWDKAFIKSLWDFQYSWEIYTPVVKRKYGYYTLPILYGDKFVGRIEAIPDRKEGILKVK, from the coding sequence TTGACTGCTGAGGGTAAAATTTCTCCGGTAATTGTGGAAGGCTTTAAGCCACTTTTTTATTATCGCTCAGAAGATGAAGAGCTGATGCAGCAGGTGCTTCAGGGAAATGCTGGTCTAAAGCCTCGTATGTCATTCATGGCTCCGCTTGATCCGTTGATGTGGGATAAGGCATTTATAAAGTCTTTGTGGGATTTTCAGTATTCTTGGGAAATATATACTCCGGTAGTTAAAAGAAAATATGGCTATTACACTTTGCCTATACTTTACGGAGATAAGTTTGTAGGACGCATTGAAGCCATACCGGATCGCAAAGAAGGTATT